ATCTGATCACCGTTCTACGCGTCCTGCTCATTCCGATTTTCATTTTGCTGTTTTACCTGCCGTACGAATGGAGCTATATGGCATCCAGTTCGGTCTTCGCTTTTGCGGCCGCCACCGACTGGCTGGACGGCTACCTGGCCCGCCGCCTGGAGCAGAGCACGCCGTTTGGCGCGTTCCTGGACCCGGTGGCCGACAAGCTGATGGTAGCGGTGGCCCTGGTGCTGCTGGTACAGGAACACGGCAACCTCTGGCTGACCTTGCCGGCGGCAGTGATCATCGGTCGCGAGATCGTCGTCTCGGCCCTGCGGGAGTGGATGGCTGAAATCGGCGCCCGTGCCCACGTTGCCGTGTCCAACATGGGCAAATGGAAAACCGCCGCGCAGATGCTTGCCCTGGTAATCCTGCTGGCCAATCCGTCGGACTTCTCCTTCTGGGTATTGATCGGCTACGCGCTGCTGCTGATCGCGGCGGGGCTGACCTTGTGGTCGATGCTGCAATATCTGCGCGCCGCCTGGCCGCATCTGCGCACCACCGTTGAAAAGAAATAAAACTATTTTGAATCAAGGGGTTGACGGGTGGTGAGGATTCTATAGAATGCGCATCACCAAGACGCGGGAATAGCTCAGTTGGTAGAGCACGACCTTGCCAAGGTCGGGGTCGCGAGTTCGAGTCTCGTTTCCCGCTCCAAATATTGCGCTGCAGAGTTCCACTGAATTCTGTAAGTGATTGAAATCAGGACCTTCGGGTCCTTTTTTCGTTCCGGCGGGAACCACTGAAATCCAGCACTATCCGGTGCGTTTAAGTCCCGATTTAAGTCCCGATGGGAATCTTGAATTTGGATGAGTAATGAATCGGTTTGTTGCTGGAACAGTTGGATAGCGAAATGAGCATCTGGCT
This genomic window from Pseudomonas sp. Bout1 contains:
- the pgsA gene encoding CDP-diacylglycerol--glycerol-3-phosphate 3-phosphatidyltransferase — protein: MNIPNLITVLRVLLIPIFILLFYLPYEWSYMASSSVFAFAAATDWLDGYLARRLEQSTPFGAFLDPVADKLMVAVALVLLVQEHGNLWLTLPAAVIIGREIVVSALREWMAEIGARAHVAVSNMGKWKTAAQMLALVILLANPSDFSFWVLIGYALLLIAAGLTLWSMLQYLRAAWPHLRTTVEKK